One window of the bacterium genome contains the following:
- a CDS encoding helix-turn-helix domain-containing protein produces the protein MRSAIKNKQERSVASAVREAISQSTDRVWVYTDFNGMPPAAVSQALSRLYREGLVKRVRKGVYYRPKQTVLGESKVSPAALISKLLPSDARPTGYTAARVLGLSTQVPVEPSYAVSKSKAPASVAGVKVTVRRPVSSICIDTREAAILEFLRERGTTSERSPEETVRRLLHIIKEPGVFAKLAEAAMQEPPRVRAMLGALGQEARIRKPELVTLRSSLNPLSRYDFGRLRCMRYAKEWLAK, from the coding sequence ATGCGATCAGCTATTAAGAATAAACAGGAGAGGTCAGTCGCGTCGGCGGTCAGAGAGGCCATCTCGCAATCAACCGACCGAGTCTGGGTATACACGGACTTTAATGGCATGCCGCCTGCGGCAGTTAGCCAGGCATTATCCCGGCTTTATCGTGAGGGATTGGTTAAGCGCGTGCGCAAAGGAGTCTACTATCGCCCAAAGCAGACTGTTCTGGGTGAAAGCAAGGTTTCGCCTGCTGCCTTGATCTCGAAGCTTCTCCCATCTGATGCTCGCCCTACCGGCTACACCGCCGCACGAGTGCTTGGGCTAAGCACGCAGGTGCCGGTTGAGCCATCATACGCCGTTTCCAAGAGCAAGGCGCCGGCAAGCGTGGCTGGCGTAAAGGTCACGGTCCGCCGCCCTGTCTCCAGCATCTGCATAGACACACGTGAAGCTGCTATCCTGGAGTTTCTGCGCGAGAGGGGCACAACAAGTGAGCGTTCCCCAGAGGAAACTGTCCGTAGGCTGCTGCATATCATCAAAGAGCCAGGAGTGTTTGCCAAGCTGGCCGAAGCAGCAATGCAGGAGCCGCCGCGAGTGCGAGCCATGCTCGGAGCGCTGGGACAGGAGGCGAGGATCAGAAAACCAGAACTTGTGACGCTAAGATCGTCGTTGAACCCGCTGTCCAGGTACGACTTCGGGCGACTGCGATGCATGAGATATGCTAAGGAGTGGCTAGCGAAATGA
- a CDS encoding PEP-CTERM sorting domain-containing protein (PEP-CTERM proteins occur, often in large numbers, in the proteomes of bacteria that also encode an exosortase, a predicted intramembrane cysteine proteinase. The presence of a PEP-CTERM domain at a protein's C-terminus predicts cleavage within the sorting domain, followed by covalent anchoring to some some component of the (usually Gram-negative) cell surface. Many PEP-CTERM proteins exhibit an unusual sequence composition that includes large numbers of potential glycosylation sites. Expression of one such protein has been shown restore the ability of a bacterium to form floc, a type of biofilm.) produces MKYSKLLAVVFTTAAAVVFSSVAGAATFQGLGDLPEGRYESGAYGISADGSTVVGYGYSASSLYCEEAFRWTASSGMVSLGDLPGGNSATNAKGASADGSVVVGFSGSSTGPEAFRWTASDGMVGLGDLPGNSIWSEAFGVSGDGSVVVGFSSSSLGCEAFRWTMSEGMVGLGILSDYSQAFGVSADGSVIVGDSGNEAFRWTESGGMVSLGDLSGGDVKSVAYAASGDGSVIVGRSSSALGTEAFRWTANDGMVGLGVLSGGEFCSTAHGISSDGSVIVGESSSMLGVEAFLWTQITGMVSLSSLLGSAIPEGWRLFDAQDVAVNNNIATIVGRGKSPSGYEAFIATVNLPLAPVVPEPGSFLALIVGGLGFVGFACRKR; encoded by the coding sequence ATGAAATACAGCAAGTTATTGGCAGTTGTTTTTACCACAGCAGCGGCAGTTGTGTTCAGCAGTGTTGCCGGCGCGGCGACATTCCAAGGGCTGGGCGATCTTCCTGAAGGCAGATACGAGAGTGGTGCCTATGGCATATCTGCCGATGGGTCTACCGTGGTTGGATATGGTTACTCAGCTTCCTCTTTATACTGCGAAGAAGCTTTTCGCTGGACTGCAAGTAGTGGAATGGTGAGTCTAGGAGATCTTCCTGGTGGAAACAGCGCCACCAATGCTAAGGGCGCTTCAGCAGACGGATCTGTCGTAGTTGGATTCAGCGGCTCGTCGACCGGCCCCGAAGCTTTCCGCTGGACTGCAAGTGATGGCATGGTCGGCTTGGGTGATCTTCCTGGTAACAGCATCTGGAGCGAGGCCTTTGGCGTGTCTGGGGATGGATCTGTCGTAGTTGGATTCAGCAGCAGTTCGCTAGGTTGCGAAGCTTTCCGTTGGACTATGAGCGAAGGCATGGTAGGCTTAGGCATTCTGAGTGACTACAGCCAGGCATTCGGCGTATCTGCAGACGGATCTGTCATCGTCGGAGATAGCGGAAATGAAGCATTCCGCTGGACTGAGAGTGGAGGTATGGTTAGTCTAGGTGATCTCTCTGGCGGAGACGTAAAAAGCGTGGCCTATGCTGCATCCGGAGATGGGTCAGTCATAGTTGGCAGAAGTAGTTCCGCACTCGGCACTGAAGCTTTCCGTTGGACTGCAAATGATGGTATGGTCGGCCTGGGCGTTCTCTCTGGAGGCGAATTCTGTAGCACTGCCCATGGTATTTCGTCAGATGGATCTGTAATAGTCGGAGAAAGTAGTTCGATGCTGGGCGTTGAAGCCTTTCTGTGGACACAAATTACCGGTATGGTGAGTCTATCCTCGCTGCTCGGCTCTGCGATACCCGAAGGCTGGAGATTATTTGATGCTCAGGATGTAGCTGTTAATAATAACATCGCCACGATTGTGGGACGTGGTAAGAGTCCGTCTGGTTACGAGGCGTTCATAGCCACTGTAAATTTACCGCTTGCGCCAGTGGTGCCCGAGCCAGGCTCATTCCTCGCACTAATAGTGGGAGGATTAGGATTTGTCGGGTTTGCCTGCAGGAAGAGATAG